The Gemmatimonadota bacterium genome window below encodes:
- a CDS encoding sulfite exporter TauE/SafE family protein yields the protein MDFELWQLFLLAGVGVLSGFLNVIAGGGSLLALPVLIFMGLPGNVANGTNRVAIVAQNASAVTSFFKKGYAELRIMLTLALCAVPGAAMGAYLGTQVSGELFNRILGGLMILLLVLMSRKQRDETETEKPQRLVLGHLLMVAVGFYGGFIQAGVGFFLMAVLYRVVGLDLVRVNAFKVFIIGIYTLVALAIFADKGQVLWLVGASLAVGTTVGGWLGAHFTVKRGERLIRVVLNVVLIVMAVRLLL from the coding sequence ATGGATTTTGAACTCTGGCAGCTGTTCCTGCTCGCCGGCGTGGGCGTTCTTTCCGGGTTTCTGAATGTCATCGCCGGCGGGGGGTCTCTGCTGGCCCTCCCCGTCCTCATTTTCATGGGACTGCCGGGCAACGTGGCCAACGGCACCAACCGCGTGGCCATCGTCGCTCAGAACGCGTCCGCCGTCACCAGCTTCTTTAAAAAGGGATACGCTGAACTGCGGATCATGCTGACCCTGGCGCTCTGCGCCGTACCGGGGGCGGCGATGGGGGCGTACCTGGGGACCCAGGTCAGCGGCGAACTGTTCAACAGGATCCTCGGCGGCCTGATGATTCTGCTGCTGGTCCTGATGAGCAGGAAACAGCGGGACGAGACCGAAACCGAAAAGCCCCAAAGACTCGTCCTGGGACATCTTCTTATGGTCGCGGTGGGTTTCTACGGCGGGTTCATCCAGGCCGGCGTCGGGTTCTTTCTCATGGCCGTGCTCTACCGTGTCGTCGGCCTCGACCTCGTCCGCGTGAATGCCTTCAAGGTTTTCATCATCGGCATTTACACCCTGGTCGCACTGGCCATCTTCGCGGACAAGGGCCAGGTGCTCTGGCTCGTCGGGGCCAGCCTGGCCGTGGGCACCACGGTCGGCGGATGGCTCGGCGCGCATTTCACCGTCAAGCGGGGCGAACGACTGATCCGCGTCGTCCTGAACGTGGTATTGATCGTCATGGCCGTACGGCTTCTGCTCTGA
- a CDS encoding sulfatase-like hydrolase/transferase, translating into MIDSASPSRPNVVLCICDQLRAFEVGCYGNAVVRTPHLDRLASEGVRFETAVSNNPVCMPARSCLISGQYSRTCMGTLGNYTERREDGSTTMPEYPAGWRPHLPAPTLPEMFGTLGYDTALIGKWHIHSAPGSLGFDYSLYPRVHHRHTGQSFVENDGEEFQVKGFSVRFESDQVGGYLRDREKQEKPFFLYYSISPPHMPVTDAPETYLEMYDPDDIPLRPNVFRDGRLPYDEHWFKVYLWDFLFYEQNLPFTRILPDGFDLRHLIALYYGMTTWVDDMVGRLMHFLRTYHLAENTIVLFLSDHGDNLGSHHLFNKGQLVEESIRIPLIFHAPNRLNPRVDATSTAQIIDVMPTLLSFCGGAVPAHVQGRNLSTAVSGHDVPEGDDGVYVETSRGQVGLRTSSHTYGIRVDPKDGRVLDDRDCFFDLRTDPYQLSNLRESRRDTGLAAGLRDRVLTWHHETPWMDSGAFA; encoded by the coding sequence GTGATCGACTCCGCAAGCCCATCCCGTCCGAATGTCGTTCTGTGCATCTGTGACCAGTTGCGCGCGTTCGAAGTGGGATGCTACGGTAACGCGGTCGTCCGGACGCCCCACCTGGACCGCCTGGCGTCCGAAGGCGTCCGCTTCGAAACGGCGGTAAGCAACAACCCCGTTTGCATGCCCGCGAGATCATGTCTCATATCGGGCCAGTACAGCCGGACCTGCATGGGCACGCTGGGCAACTACACGGAGCGGCGGGAGGATGGATCGACGACGATGCCCGAATATCCGGCTGGCTGGCGCCCTCACCTGCCCGCGCCGACGCTGCCCGAGATGTTCGGGACCCTGGGATACGATACGGCGCTGATCGGGAAATGGCATATTCATTCCGCTCCCGGATCGCTGGGATTCGACTACAGCCTGTACCCGCGGGTCCACCACCGCCACACCGGACAATCCTTCGTGGAAAACGACGGCGAGGAGTTCCAGGTGAAGGGCTTCAGCGTCCGCTTCGAATCAGATCAGGTCGGCGGCTACTTGAGAGACCGCGAGAAACAGGAGAAGCCCTTTTTCCTCTACTACAGCATCTCTCCACCCCATATGCCCGTCACGGACGCGCCGGAAACATACCTGGAAATGTACGATCCCGATGACATCCCCTTGCGGCCCAATGTCTTCCGGGACGGTCGCCTGCCGTACGACGAGCATTGGTTCAAAGTCTACCTCTGGGACTTTCTCTTCTACGAGCAGAACCTGCCGTTCACGCGTATCCTCCCCGACGGATTCGACCTGCGGCATCTGATCGCCCTCTACTACGGCATGACGACATGGGTTGACGACATGGTCGGCCGGCTCATGCATTTTCTCCGGACTTACCATCTCGCGGAAAACACCATCGTCCTTTTCCTCTCCGACCACGGCGACAACCTGGGCAGCCACCATCTGTTCAACAAGGGGCAACTGGTCGAAGAGTCCATCCGCATACCGCTGATCTTTCACGCTCCTAACCGGTTGAACCCACGGGTCGATGCGACCTCGACGGCCCAGATCATCGACGTCATGCCCACCCTCCTCTCGTTCTGCGGAGGAGCCGTTCCCGCCCACGTCCAGGGGCGGAATCTGTCGACGGCCGTTTCTGGTCACGACGTCCCGGAAGGGGATGACGGCGTATACGTGGAGACTTCACGGGGCCAGGTCGGGCTGCGCACGTCGAGCCACACATACGGGATTCGCGTCGATCCAAAAGACGGCCGGGTCCTGGACGACCGGGATTGCTTCTTCGACCTGCGGACCGATCCCTACCAGTTGTCCAACCTGCGGGAATCCCGTCGCGACACGGGGCTGGCGGCCGGTCTCCGGGACCGGGTGCTCACCTGGCACCACGAAACGCCGTGGATGGACAGCGGGGCGTTCGCGTAA
- a CDS encoding MFS transporter, translated as MTEASREGSNRLIAVLFGVMFVAVADNQMISPLLPDLISAFGMGAGQAGLLVSVYAIAAAAVSFALGPLSDRTGRRKMLVAALMVFTAATLLCGLAWNYASLVAFRAVTGAAAGTLSLNITACIGDHFLYRRRGAAMGLVMSGYFAAMILGVPAGAFVAEAWSWRWAFGAFAGAGLLLWAPAMAIIPSRVLAVGGISVIDMVRGYGRFLARTGPLAVIAASFLVSASTVGFITFVGTWLRDAYGLSTDWIGLVFLFSGLGALLGSPLAGYLSDRVGKRGIVVVSGLVMAILLAGIPWITDRLPVVFAGFILTGIAGAFRHAPFQALVTAMATDEERGTLIALKNTVAEFGIAGGTALCGVLYVVFGYPSVGAACGVMAAAASFVILVWVGELGGPGESGEA; from the coding sequence ATGACCGAGGCGAGCCGGGAAGGAAGCAACCGTCTGATCGCGGTGTTGTTCGGCGTCATGTTCGTGGCCGTCGCCGACAACCAGATGATCTCTCCGCTCCTGCCCGACCTGATTTCCGCCTTCGGCATGGGCGCCGGGCAGGCCGGGTTGCTGGTTTCGGTTTACGCCATCGCCGCGGCCGCCGTTTCCTTCGCACTCGGGCCGCTGTCGGACAGGACGGGACGAAGGAAAATGCTCGTCGCCGCGCTTATGGTCTTCACCGCTGCGACTCTGCTGTGCGGCCTGGCGTGGAACTATGCGTCGCTGGTGGCCTTCCGCGCCGTCACCGGAGCGGCCGCGGGGACCCTTTCGCTCAACATTACCGCGTGTATCGGGGATCACTTTCTTTACAGACGGCGGGGCGCCGCCATGGGATTGGTCATGTCCGGTTACTTCGCGGCCATGATCCTGGGCGTGCCGGCAGGGGCCTTTGTCGCGGAGGCCTGGTCCTGGCGGTGGGCCTTCGGTGCTTTCGCCGGGGCGGGATTGCTGCTATGGGCGCCGGCCATGGCTATCATACCTTCCCGCGTCCTCGCCGTCGGTGGCATTTCCGTAATCGACATGGTAAGGGGCTACGGCCGCTTTCTCGCGCGCACCGGCCCCCTGGCGGTGATCGCGGCGTCCTTTCTCGTGTCGGCTTCCACGGTCGGATTCATCACCTTCGTGGGGACGTGGCTGCGGGACGCCTACGGGCTTTCAACCGACTGGATCGGCCTGGTATTCCTCTTCAGCGGCCTGGGTGCGCTGCTGGGCAGCCCGCTGGCCGGATATCTCTCGGACCGCGTGGGAAAGCGGGGAATCGTGGTGGTTAGCGGACTGGTAATGGCGATTCTGCTGGCCGGAATCCCGTGGATCACCGACCGGCTGCCGGTGGTGTTCGCCGGATTCATCCTCACCGGCATCGCCGGAGCCTTTCGCCACGCACCGTTTCAGGCGCTCGTCACGGCCATGGCAACCGATGAGGAACGCGGCACCCTCATCGCGCTCAAGAACACCGTGGCGGAATTCGGCATCGCCGGCGGTACAGCCCTATGCGGCGTACTGTACGTCGTCTTCGGATACCCCTCCGTCGGAGCGGCCTGCGGCGTCATGGCCGCCGCCGCGTCCTTCGTCATCCTGGTCTGGGTGGGCGAGCTAGGCGGCCCAGGCGAGTCCGGGGAGGCCTGA
- a CDS encoding DUF1080 domain-containing protein, with product MADSVGYSDTPEIPGGTWRVHDGDRPQPRVVTPGGAAGSPPSDAAVLFDGSDLDQWVGRNGGPASWKVENGYMEVNGSGDISTRAHFGDCQLHLEWATPEEVVGDSQGRGNSGVFLLGLYEVQVLDSFNNRTYADGSASAIYGQYPPLVNASRGPGEWQSYDIIFESPSWDGDRLVKGTHLTVIHNGVVVHHRQRSVGPTGHRDLANYDTPHPVTGPLQLQDHGNPVRFRNIWVRRLTAYDET from the coding sequence ATGGCGGATTCCGTTGGTTACAGCGACACACCCGAAATCCCGGGCGGCACCTGGCGCGTTCACGACGGCGATCGGCCCCAGCCCCGCGTGGTCACGCCGGGCGGCGCTGCCGGGAGCCCTCCTTCTGACGCGGCCGTGCTTTTCGATGGATCGGATCTCGACCAGTGGGTCGGCCGGAACGGAGGCCCCGCGTCCTGGAAGGTGGAAAACGGTTACATGGAGGTCAACGGTTCCGGAGATATCTCGACCCGCGCGCATTTCGGCGACTGCCAGCTGCATCTCGAATGGGCCACGCCGGAAGAGGTGGTGGGAGACAGCCAGGGCCGGGGCAACAGCGGCGTGTTCCTGCTCGGGCTGTATGAAGTCCAGGTGCTGGACAGCTTCAACAACCGAACCTATGCCGACGGTTCCGCCTCGGCCATTTACGGCCAGTACCCTCCCCTGGTCAATGCCAGCCGGGGACCGGGCGAATGGCAGAGCTACGACATCATCTTCGAATCGCCTTCGTGGGACGGCGACAGGCTGGTCAAGGGCACGCATTTGACGGTCATCCACAACGGCGTCGTGGTGCATCACCGCCAGCGGTCCGTCGGTCCCACCGGGCACCGGGACCTTGCGAACTACGATACGCCCCACCCTGTGACGGGTCCCCTGCAGCTTCAGGATCACGGCAATCCCGTCCGGTTCCGCAACATCTGGGTGAGACGTCTTACCGCCTACGACGAAACCTGA
- a CDS encoding M20/M25/M40 family metallo-hydrolase has product MKSVSRWSNAAISDLVEERMKACGLEVERLSYEDENGELKVSLVGRKGEGEGGLAFLSHTDTVPGQEQDWDAYHGVVEGDRLLGRGSCDMKGPLACTMIAAARVDADRLKKPLVVVATADEEVGGGGAHQVATESRIMGAVRPTYGVVAEPTSLTPVYAHKGAAHVVVTAHGRAAHTSTGLGESANFKIAPFLAEMAELAERIKEDERFLNAEFNPPSNGFNMVITDYDTKQNVSAARSTCHVCFRTMPDDHSDELVDELVTRARSYGFEVTSTISRPFYADPANPIVQLASEVTGGKRPETVPYGTDAPHFREQLEMVVLGPGSIEQAHTVGEYVEIPQLYEAVDIYSRMIHEVCL; this is encoded by the coding sequence GTGAAATCCGTCAGCCGGTGGAGCAACGCCGCCATATCCGACCTGGTCGAAGAACGCATGAAGGCATGCGGTCTCGAAGTGGAACGGCTGTCCTACGAGGATGAAAACGGCGAACTGAAAGTCAGCCTCGTCGGACGCAAGGGAGAAGGCGAAGGCGGCCTGGCCTTCCTGTCCCACACGGATACGGTCCCGGGGCAGGAGCAGGACTGGGACGCCTATCACGGCGTGGTCGAAGGCGACCGGTTGCTGGGCCGTGGCAGCTGCGACATGAAGGGACCGCTGGCATGCACCATGATCGCCGCAGCGCGCGTGGATGCGGACCGCCTGAAGAAACCGCTGGTGGTGGTGGCCACGGCCGACGAAGAAGTGGGCGGCGGCGGAGCACATCAGGTCGCCACGGAATCCCGCATCATGGGCGCCGTTCGTCCCACCTACGGCGTGGTGGCCGAGCCGACCAGCCTGACGCCGGTGTACGCCCACAAGGGCGCGGCACACGTCGTGGTGACGGCCCACGGGCGGGCGGCCCACACCAGCACGGGCCTGGGGGAATCCGCCAATTTCAAGATCGCCCCCTTCCTGGCGGAAATGGCCGAACTGGCGGAACGGATCAAAGAAGACGAACGGTTCCTGAACGCGGAATTCAATCCGCCTTCCAACGGGTTCAACATGGTGATCACCGACTACGACACGAAGCAGAATGTCTCCGCGGCACGGTCGACCTGTCACGTCTGCTTCCGCACGATGCCGGACGATCACAGCGATGAACTGGTGGATGAACTGGTTACACGGGCCAGGAGCTACGGCTTCGAGGTCACGAGCACTATTTCCCGCCCCTTCTACGCCGATCCCGCGAATCCCATCGTGCAACTGGCATCGGAAGTCACTGGTGGCAAGCGGCCGGAGACCGTGCCCTACGGGACCGACGCCCCTCATTTCAGGGAGCAGCTGGAGATGGTGGTCCTGGGGCCCGGCAGTATCGAACAGGCCCATACGGTGGGCGAATACGTGGAAATACCGCAACTCTACGAAGCGGTGGACATTTACTCACGCATGATTCACGAAGTTTGCCTATAG
- a CDS encoding aldo/keto reductase: MEHRKLGRTGTSLSFIGLGCVTFGREIDEDTSLSILDYAVEKGLNWLDTAEGYGGGNARTYRRDVLKVDDVRETSDVMGSSEIIIGKWLKARGCRDDVVICSKVSSGNRPDNIARALQVSLERLQVDCVDIYELHSPDESVPIDESLAVLDEAVGAGRIKTVGCSNFNAAQLREALDASARRGYARFEVIQPPYNLADPGAQDDLFPLCRREEVGITSYSPLAAGFLAGKYTPDRNAFPTGSRFDVIPGHADIYFNDRNFRNVERLRALADSRGLPMVRLAMAWAMGHPDITSVIVGARHTGHLDNAFEALALRADTELRDEISSWLTD, from the coding sequence ATGGAACACCGAAAGCTTGGCCGCACCGGCACGTCGCTTAGTTTCATTGGCCTGGGCTGTGTGACCTTCGGCCGTGAGATCGACGAGGATACCTCGCTGTCCATTCTCGACTATGCCGTAGAAAAGGGGCTCAACTGGCTCGACACCGCGGAGGGGTACGGAGGCGGCAATGCCCGGACATATCGGCGTGACGTGCTGAAGGTGGACGATGTGCGCGAGACCTCGGACGTCATGGGTTCTTCCGAGATCATTATCGGAAAGTGGTTGAAGGCGCGGGGTTGCAGGGACGACGTGGTGATCTGCTCCAAAGTGAGCAGCGGCAACAGGCCGGACAACATCGCCCGGGCGCTCCAGGTCAGTCTCGAGCGGCTGCAGGTGGACTGTGTGGACATCTACGAGCTGCATTCCCCCGACGAATCCGTTCCCATCGATGAAAGCCTGGCCGTGCTGGACGAGGCGGTAGGAGCCGGCCGCATAAAGACCGTGGGGTGCAGCAACTTCAACGCCGCGCAGCTTCGGGAAGCCCTGGACGCCAGCGCAAGGCGGGGATACGCCCGGTTCGAGGTTATCCAGCCGCCCTACAACCTGGCCGATCCGGGGGCGCAGGACGATCTGTTTCCCCTGTGCCGGCGAGAGGAAGTGGGCATCACGTCCTACAGTCCGCTTGCCGCGGGCTTCCTGGCGGGGAAATACACGCCGGACCGTAACGCTTTTCCGACGGGTTCGCGATTCGACGTGATACCCGGCCACGCGGACATATACTTCAACGACCGGAATTTCCGGAACGTGGAACGGCTGCGGGCCCTGGCGGACTCCAGGGGACTTCCCATGGTGCGTCTGGCCATGGCCTGGGCCATGGGACATCCCGATATCACGTCGGTCATCGTCGGCGCCCGGCATACCGGGCACCTGGATAACGCCTTCGAAGCCCTCGCCCTGAGGGCGGACACGGAACTGCGTGATGAAATATCGAGTTGGCTGACGGACTGA
- a CDS encoding trypsin-like peptidase domain-containing protein → MICAALLVCLWHLNSAPRTYAQSTAYLHNLEKEIVRLVERVEPTVASVIVQRKFIHSLNGQTFTDWERSIGTGVVLHRDGYVITTAGVVDHAHDILVNFQDGRYRLGELVGVDMLSNIAVIRVDSVSVHSARLGDSDDASPGSWVLVMNNAHGFPSSMTTGIVNGVREEDVMMQVSAVVGGDLSGGAVFSTNGRLLGLVADSPRGQASASGSAGGGEGAGMISVIPINRVKTFARQLIEHGEIRRSWLGVFVEKIWDSISVGGDRNIMLGTGEGMEVTDVYPDSPAMKVGLRKGDILLAVNGVPMNHPIILAEFVTTLPAGSRIEIKYLRGDTENTVHTVLAPQPKPLDSPDSSLFVEDGAEAPLSREDPRLIQQMIMEHEKELAAHRLKLNQLKRLLDERLRQMDPRAVALPGDDGF, encoded by the coding sequence GTGATATGCGCCGCACTGCTCGTCTGCCTCTGGCACCTGAACTCCGCTCCCAGAACTTACGCCCAGTCCACCGCTTACCTGCATAACCTTGAAAAAGAGATCGTCCGCCTCGTGGAACGCGTCGAGCCGACGGTTGCCAGCGTGATCGTGCAACGGAAGTTCATCCATTCGCTGAACGGACAGACCTTCACGGACTGGGAACGCTCCATTGGTACCGGCGTGGTCCTCCACAGAGACGGTTACGTCATCACGACGGCCGGTGTCGTGGACCATGCCCACGATATCCTGGTGAACTTTCAGGATGGCCGGTACCGTCTCGGGGAGCTCGTCGGTGTCGACATGCTTTCAAACATCGCCGTGATCCGGGTGGACAGCGTGTCCGTCCATTCCGCGCGTCTCGGTGATTCCGACGACGCGAGCCCCGGGTCCTGGGTGCTGGTAATGAACAATGCCCATGGATTTCCATCGTCGATGACGACGGGAATCGTCAACGGCGTACGGGAAGAAGATGTCATGATGCAGGTCAGCGCCGTAGTCGGCGGCGATTTGTCCGGCGGTGCCGTGTTTTCCACGAACGGCCGTCTGCTGGGTCTCGTAGCCGACTCCCCGCGGGGCCAGGCGTCCGCATCGGGTAGTGCGGGGGGTGGAGAAGGCGCGGGCATGATCTCGGTCATACCCATAAACCGCGTAAAGACCTTCGCCCGGCAGCTCATCGAACACGGTGAAATCCGCCGCAGCTGGCTGGGCGTGTTCGTGGAGAAGATATGGGACAGCATCAGCGTAGGCGGCGACCGCAATATCATGCTGGGTACCGGTGAAGGCATGGAAGTTACCGATGTATATCCCGACAGCCCGGCCATGAAGGTCGGCCTTCGCAAGGGCGATATCCTGCTGGCCGTAAACGGCGTACCCATGAACCACCCCATCATCCTGGCCGAATTCGTGACCACGCTTCCCGCCGGTTCCCGGATCGAGATCAAATACCTGCGCGGAGATACGGAGAATACCGTGCACACGGTCCTCGCACCTCAGCCGAAACCGCTTGACTCACCCGACTCTTCCCTCTTCGTCGAAGATGGTGCCGAGGCCCCCCTCTCCCGCGAAGATCCTCGTCTTATCCAGCAGATGATCATGGAACACGAAAAGGAACTCGCGGCCCACCGGCTCAAGTTGAACCAGCTCAAGAGGCTGCTGGACGAACGTTTGCGGCAGATGGACCCGCGCGCCGTGGCCCTGCCCGGCGATGATGGATTCTGA
- a CDS encoding zf-HC2 domain-containing protein has product MNCSGYERQMSDYLDGRLSRANEDALRFHLNGCPRCRLKIKDMESSIRAVKSLPSVTPPPEFDSQLSSLLTKEIARELYAASWWRRVSETFSELGELSRQRPVQLVFATSLILTITVIGGFAGLVAPPDRTDSPPNASMAVSLPTPFEPELAPPDPISPFPLERGLASHLAVKPAPNAEQVTNLPSPAATSLSFITSRIPGDSPGVMTVRTMEPTTHGIRTVSSGTGMPLDPSLFTESIGGDLVTDGGLAQSESEERLLQVGTTEENSLRGTGGQSGPSGPADPAAPIRRVRISF; this is encoded by the coding sequence TTGAATTGCAGTGGTTACGAGAGGCAGATGTCGGACTACCTTGATGGCCGGTTGTCCAGGGCAAACGAAGACGCGTTGCGATTTCACCTGAACGGATGTCCCCGATGCCGGCTCAAGATCAAGGACATGGAAAGCTCCATCCGCGCGGTGAAGAGTCTTCCCTCTGTAACCCCTCCGCCTGAATTCGACTCCCAGCTCAGTAGCCTGCTGACGAAAGAAATCGCCCGTGAACTGTACGCCGCTTCCTGGTGGCGACGCGTTTCGGAGACCTTTTCCGAACTGGGCGAACTGAGCCGGCAGCGCCCCGTTCAACTGGTATTTGCGACCAGCCTGATCCTCACCATAACCGTGATCGGTGGATTCGCGGGCCTGGTCGCTCCTCCGGACCGGACCGATTCGCCGCCCAACGCCTCCATGGCCGTTTCCCTTCCGACGCCTTTTGAACCCGAACTCGCCCCACCGGATCCGATTTCGCCCTTTCCCCTCGAACGCGGGCTTGCGTCGCACCTGGCGGTAAAACCGGCGCCGAATGCAGAACAGGTAACGAATCTCCCCTCCCCGGCAGCAACCAGTCTCTCTTTTATCACATCCCGAATTCCCGGTGACAGCCCGGGCGTCATGACGGTTCGAACCATGGAACCCACGACCCATGGGATCCGAACCGTTTCGTCAGGCACGGGTATGCCCCTCGATCCGTCCCTGTTCACCGAGTCCATCGGTGGGGACCTGGTTACAGACGGCGGCCTGGCCCAATCCGAATCGGAAGAGCGTCTGCTGCAGGTCGGTACCACCGAAGAGAACAGCCTGCGCGGTACAGGCGGTCAGTCCGGTCCAAGCGGTCCAGCCGATCCGGCCGCCCCGATCAGACGCGTTCGAATCTCGTTCTAG
- a CDS encoding sigma-70 family RNA polymerase sigma factor, producing the protein MSENTSTNAVQASDIESGVFDELTMSDEMLFYRVQQDDVRAFEVIVGRYRTRLYNCVYRMVHNTECAEDLVQETFLRVYRNRHNYKAISNLSTWIYTIALNLARSELRKRKRRQFFSLNAPPHENSSREGIDLPDTNAGPGDHLEQNELGRAIQHAIDQLPEKYKSVVVLRDIEELSYEEIGEILRCPTGTVKSRVNRGRLRLQEMLRQWQVEIL; encoded by the coding sequence ATGTCTGAAAACACCTCTACAAACGCGGTACAGGCGTCCGATATCGAGTCGGGTGTGTTCGACGAATTGACCATGTCGGATGAAATGCTGTTCTACCGTGTGCAGCAGGACGACGTGCGCGCTTTCGAGGTGATTGTCGGCCGGTACCGCACCAGGCTGTACAACTGCGTATACCGCATGGTCCACAATACGGAATGCGCGGAAGACCTCGTACAGGAGACGTTTCTCAGAGTATACCGGAACCGCCACAACTACAAGGCGATCTCCAATCTGTCCACGTGGATTTATACGATCGCGCTCAACCTGGCCCGGAGCGAGTTGCGCAAGCGTAAACGCCGCCAGTTTTTCTCCCTCAATGCTCCGCCCCACGAAAACAGTTCGAGGGAAGGGATAGATCTGCCGGACACGAATGCGGGACCCGGCGATCATCTGGAACAGAATGAACTGGGCCGGGCCATTCAGCACGCGATCGATCAACTGCCGGAGAAATACAAGTCCGTGGTCGTCTTGCGCGATATCGAAGAACTGTCCTATGAGGAGATCGGCGAGATCCTCCGCTGTCCGACGGGAACCGTCAAGTCGAGGGTGAACCGGGGACGGCTCAGATTACAGGAAATGCTGCGGCAGTGGCAGGTAGAGATACTATGA
- a CDS encoding DEAD/DEAH box helicase: protein MQNPLIVQSDRTILVEVDHPRYEDARDALARFAELEKSPEHIHVYRLSPLSLWNAASAGMDADGVLESLESLSKYEIPQNIRREIIDFIARYGQLRLHKEDGRLVLASDDAALIAEVSGLPSVKQFLAQPLDERRVQVGDRFRGHIKQALIKVGFPVEDLAGYVEGAPLEINLRTSPGDRKSFTMRDYQLDAVGAFHMNGEPQGGNGVIVLPCGAGKTVVALGAMAALKCHTLVLTANTVALRQWREELLEKTSLPEEHIGEYSGETKQIRPVTLATYQILTYRKSRGDEFEHFGLFDQKGWGLIIYDEVHLLPAPVFRYTAEIQARRRLGLTATLVREDGREDDVFSLIGPRRYDMPWKLLERQGWIAEAYCREIRVDLPEARRMSYAVANRREKFRIASENSRKTEIIRALLEQHPSDQVLIIGLYVRQLKQLAALFEFPLITGSTPLRARLDLYSRFRSGELKRLVVSKVANFAIDLPDANVAIQISGTFGSRQEEAQRLGRILRPKADGSAAIFYSLITRNTLDQDYAVNRQLFLTEQGYQYTIHDVSEMRA, encoded by the coding sequence CTGCAGAATCCACTGATCGTTCAGAGCGACCGGACCATCCTCGTCGAAGTGGACCATCCGCGCTACGAAGACGCCCGGGACGCGCTGGCCCGTTTCGCGGAATTGGAAAAGTCCCCTGAGCACATCCACGTGTACCGGCTGAGCCCCCTGTCCCTGTGGAACGCCGCGTCGGCGGGCATGGATGCGGACGGCGTACTCGAATCGCTGGAAAGCCTGAGCAAGTACGAGATCCCCCAGAACATCCGCCGCGAGATCATCGATTTCATCGCCCGGTACGGCCAGCTCCGGCTGCATAAGGAGGACGGCAGGCTTGTCCTCGCTTCCGACGATGCCGCCCTGATCGCGGAGGTTTCCGGACTCCCCTCGGTCAAGCAGTTCCTCGCGCAGCCCCTGGACGAGCGAAGGGTGCAGGTGGGAGACCGGTTCCGCGGTCACATAAAGCAGGCCCTGATCAAAGTCGGATTTCCTGTGGAGGACCTGGCGGGATACGTCGAAGGCGCCCCGCTGGAGATCAACCTGCGCACGTCTCCCGGCGACCGGAAATCCTTCACCATGCGGGACTACCAGCTGGACGCGGTCGGCGCGTTCCACATGAACGGCGAACCGCAGGGAGGCAACGGGGTCATCGTGCTGCCCTGCGGTGCGGGGAAGACCGTCGTGGCCCTCGGCGCCATGGCGGCCCTGAAGTGTCACACCCTCGTGCTGACGGCCAACACGGTGGCGCTGCGCCAGTGGCGGGAGGAACTGCTGGAGAAGACCTCGCTGCCGGAAGAGCACATCGGCGAGTATTCCGGTGAAACGAAGCAGATCCGGCCCGTTACGCTGGCCACCTACCAGATTTTGACCTACCGGAAGAGCAGGGGGGACGAATTCGAGCATTTCGGCCTCTTCGACCAGAAGGGCTGGGGCCTCATCATCTACGACGAGGTTCATCTGCTCCCGGCTCCTGTCTTTCGTTACACGGCCGAAATACAGGCGCGACGGCGACTCGGGCTCACGGCGACGCTGGTTCGTGAAGACGGCCGCGAGGACGACGTCTTCAGCCTCATCGGTCCCCGCAGATACGACATGCCGTGGAAGCTGCTCGAGCGGCAGGGCTGGATCGCGGAGGCGTACTGCCGCGAAATCCGGGTAGACCTGCCCGAAGCCCGGCGCATGTCCTACGCCGTGGCCAATCGCCGGGAGAAGTTCAGGATCGCCTCTGAAAACAGCCGGAAGACGGAGATCATCCGCGCCCTGCTGGAACAACATCCCTCGGACCAGGTCCTGATCATCGGACTGTACGTGAGACAGCTCAAGCAGCTCGCCGCGTTGTTCGAGTTTCCCCTCATCACCGGCAGCACGCCCCTGCGGGCCCGCCTGGACCTGTATTCGAGGTTCAGGAGCGGAGAGCTCAAACGTCTGGTGGTGTCCAAGGTCGCCAACTTCGCCATCGATCTGCCCGACGCCAACGTGGCGATACAGATATCGGGCACGTTCGGTTCCCGCCAGGAGGAGGCCCAGCGCCTGGGCCGGATCCTTCGGCCCAAGGCGGACGGCTCTGCCGCGATTTTCTATTCGCTCATCACCCGGAATACCCTGGATCAGGACTATGCCGTGAACCGGCAGCTTTTTCTGACGGAACAGGGCTACCAGTATACGATCCACGATGTGAGCGAAATGCGGGCGTGA